The Candidatus Hydrogenedens sp. genome has a segment encoding these proteins:
- a CDS encoding aspartate kinase, which yields MGAITCKFGGTSLADANCIKKVAEIIYSSHDRKYIVPSAPGKRTANDKKITDLLYLWYNIAREGLDPSEPEKIIRERFSTIVSELGLKLNINSEIDNIAKNADKYDTPDYMASRGEYLNGKIIAEYLNATFVDPASYIFFDETGSLDTKTYNILGERLQGSGLFVVPGFYGSMPDGTIKTFPRGGSDITGAIVARATKSILYENWTDVDGFCMADPRIVPNAKRIEEITYQELRELSYMGATVLHDESIYPVLEPGIPIHIKNTKNPDNPGTLIVRSRVPKGPVCGVAGLAGFSMINIEKTFMNKERGFGLKVLSVLDEYDIRWEHMPTGIDTMSIIIRNSELGNKGPLIVEAIKKRCETDDVTLTKGLAMIATVGMGMNHHIGVAARLCTALANAKVNIRVIDQGSSEMNILVGVNENDLNTAIEAIYKAFENWD from the coding sequence ATGGGTGCAATTACATGTAAATTTGGTGGAACCTCACTCGCTGATGCCAATTGTATTAAGAAAGTAGCAGAAATTATTTATTCATCACATGATAGAAAATATATCGTCCCTTCTGCCCCAGGAAAAAGAACTGCAAACGATAAGAAAATTACAGACCTTCTATACTTATGGTATAACATCGCCCGAGAAGGATTAGACCCATCAGAACCCGAAAAAATTATCAGAGAACGTTTTTCAACTATAGTCTCGGAATTAGGTCTTAAATTAAATATAAACTCAGAGATAGATAATATTGCAAAAAATGCAGACAAATATGACACCCCTGATTATATGGCTTCACGTGGTGAATATCTCAACGGTAAGATTATTGCAGAATATCTAAATGCAACATTTGTTGACCCAGCCAGTTATATATTCTTTGACGAAACAGGTTCTTTAGATACAAAAACATACAATATCTTAGGAGAGAGATTACAAGGTTCAGGATTATTTGTTGTTCCAGGATTTTATGGGTCAATGCCCGACGGAACCATTAAAACATTTCCTCGAGGAGGAAGTGATATTACAGGTGCCATTGTTGCACGTGCTACTAAATCAATTCTATACGAGAACTGGACCGATGTCGATGGCTTTTGTATGGCTGACCCGAGAATTGTTCCCAATGCAAAAAGAATCGAAGAAATCACATATCAGGAGTTAAGGGAATTATCGTATATGGGTGCAACTGTTTTGCACGACGAATCAATTTACCCTGTACTGGAACCAGGAATTCCAATTCATATTAAAAACACAAAAAATCCCGATAACCCAGGAACATTAATAGTCCGAAGTAGAGTTCCGAAAGGACCTGTTTGTGGGGTTGCTGGCTTGGCGGGGTTCAGTATGATTAATATCGAAAAAACATTCATGAATAAAGAAAGGGGATTTGGATTAAAAGTACTATCAGTACTCGATGAATATGATATTCGTTGGGAACATATGCCCACAGGTATAGACACAATGTCTATCATCATACGAAACAGTGAATTAGGGAATAAAGGACCATTAATTGTTGAGGCAATAAAAAAACGGTGTGAAACAGATGATGTCACCTTAACCAAAGGACTTGCTATGATTGCCACAGTGGGCATGGGTATGAATCATCATATTGGGGTAGCCGCAAGGTTATGCACTGCATTAGCAAACGCCAAAGTAAATATCAGGGTTATTGACCAAGGTTCATCAGAAATGAATATCCTTGTCGGTGTTAACGAAAATGACCTGAACACTGCTATCGAAGCAATTTATAAAGCATTCGAAAATTGGGATTAA
- the pyk gene encoding pyruvate kinase: MRGTKIICTMGPAIENKEMIQSLISAGMDIARLNFSHGTHESHKNMFHAIREVSNTLDKKIGIIIDLQGPKIRTGLLENHKLIELIRGKYITITTENVVGNSNIISTDYKFLPEEIHIGDRILLADGTMELKVVEITPPEVKCEIIRGGLLGERKGMNLPDIPIKIPSMTEKDWDDLDFGISLGTDYFALSFVRSANDILQVKKRLQDKSSSAKIIAKIERPEALKCIDEIIEVTDALLIARGDLAVETTLEEVPLVQKRIIRKCNQAGIPVITATQMLESMTEHPIPTRAEMTDVANAVLDGTDAVMLSAETATGKNPITVVEVMSKIIQCVENDQKYFECPFDNLCKSFSERTKISPEIQKIEDSASAVGKAVKQLTNILNIKGIACFTFSGYSALAISNTKPKVPIYALTPNDNVARQCSLYWGVQAILIPPVQTIEEMLHMVEKTLITQKYVERGDIIVIVAGYPLSVACPTNFIKVHVV; encoded by the coding sequence ATGCGTGGAACAAAAATAATTTGCACCATGGGACCTGCAATAGAGAACAAAGAGATGATTCAGTCCTTAATCTCAGCAGGAATGGATATTGCCCGTCTCAACTTCTCCCATGGAACCCATGAAAGTCATAAAAATATGTTCCATGCCATACGAGAAGTAAGTAATACATTAGATAAAAAAATTGGAATCATTATTGACTTACAAGGTCCTAAAATTAGAACTGGTTTGCTTGAAAATCATAAATTGATTGAATTAATTAGGGGTAAATATATAACAATAACCACGGAGAACGTTGTAGGGAATTCAAACATAATATCAACTGATTATAAATTTCTTCCCGAAGAAATCCATATTGGGGATCGGATACTTCTTGCTGATGGGACAATGGAATTAAAAGTCGTTGAAATAACCCCACCAGAAGTTAAATGCGAAATTATCCGTGGAGGACTTTTAGGTGAACGGAAGGGAATGAACCTACCAGATATACCCATTAAAATTCCGTCTATGACAGAGAAAGATTGGGATGATCTTGATTTCGGGATATCTTTGGGTACTGATTATTTTGCACTATCTTTTGTTCGCTCTGCTAATGATATTTTACAAGTTAAAAAAAGACTCCAAGACAAAAGTAGTTCTGCAAAAATAATAGCCAAAATAGAACGTCCAGAAGCCTTAAAATGCATCGATGAAATCATAGAAGTTACAGACGCCTTACTTATTGCAAGAGGCGACCTTGCAGTTGAAACAACACTTGAAGAAGTACCTTTAGTTCAAAAAAGAATCATTCGAAAATGTAATCAGGCTGGAATTCCTGTTATAACTGCTACACAAATGTTGGAATCTATGACTGAACATCCTATCCCAACACGAGCAGAGATGACAGACGTTGCGAATGCAGTTCTTGATGGAACAGATGCAGTAATGCTATCTGCTGAAACAGCCACAGGCAAAAATCCAATTACAGTGGTAGAAGTTATGTCGAAAATAATCCAATGCGTCGAAAATGACCAAAAATATTTTGAATGCCCTTTTGATAACTTATGCAAATCATTTTCAGAACGAACAAAAATTTCACCAGAAATTCAAAAAATTGAAGATAGCGCCTCTGCTGTTGGTAAAGCAGTAAAACAACTCACCAATATATTAAATATCAAAGGAATTGCCTGCTTCACATTTTCAGGTTATTCAGCATTAGCCATATCAAATACAAAACCAAAAGTACCTATATATGCTTTAACACCAAATGATAATGTAGCAAGACAATGTTCCCTTTATTGGGGGGTTCAAGCAATTCTGATACCACCCGTCCAAACAATTGAGGAGATGTTACATATGGTTGAAAAGACATTAATTACACAAAAATATGTTGAACGAGGTGATATAATAGTCATTGTGGCTGGGTACCCTTTGTCTGTTGCTTGTCCAACAAATTTTATCAAGGTTCATGTTGTATAA
- a CDS encoding class I SAM-dependent methyltransferase, translating into MDKKQNTDWYIQAFDKWYPIVYQQRNEQEAKEQVNFVLSELDLSPHHKVLDLCCGYGRHIQYIKEKIPTTIGIDISTYLLRKAQESLKNTVIIVRGDIRCLPFKHNTFDAVLSFFTSFGYFANEKDNIKQIKNVYNVLKGNGLFFLDYLNPEQAINIKMNRTKRIINNYTVIETRWYDDKTKILKKKVEIFSDENTIMTTYVEHVRIYMCSELETMLKQNNFAIMKTFGDYKKNKYTELSPRLIIVSKKNE; encoded by the coding sequence ATGGATAAAAAACAAAACACAGATTGGTATATTCAGGCTTTCGATAAATGGTATCCCATTGTTTATCAACAGCGGAACGAACAAGAAGCAAAAGAACAAGTCAATTTTGTGCTTTCCGAATTAGATTTATCTCCACATCACAAGGTCTTAGACCTATGTTGTGGTTATGGAAGACATATTCAATATATAAAAGAAAAAATACCCACTACCATAGGAATTGACATTTCTACATATCTCCTAAGAAAGGCACAGGAATCATTAAAAAATACAGTGATTATAGTTAGGGGTGACATTCGTTGTCTTCCCTTCAAACACAACACTTTCGATGCAGTGCTAAGTTTCTTTACAAGCTTCGGCTACTTTGCTAATGAAAAGGATAATATTAAACAAATAAAAAATGTATATAATGTATTAAAAGGAAATGGACTTTTCTTCCTCGATTATTTAAACCCTGAACAAGCAATAAATATTAAAATGAATAGAACAAAAAGAATTATTAATAACTACACTGTTATTGAAACACGTTGGTATGATGACAAAACAAAAATACTAAAGAAAAAAGTAGAAATATTTTCAGATGAAAATACAATAATGACAACTTATGTTGAACATGTTCGTATCTACATGTGTAGTGAATTAGAAACCATGTTAAAACAAAATAATTTTGCCATTATGAAAACATTTGGTGATTACAAAAAGAATAAATACACAGAACTCAGCCCAAGATTAATAATAGTTAGCAAAAAAAATGAATAA
- the bshC gene encoding bacillithiol biosynthesis cysteine-adding enzyme BshC produces MNKLYFDYLNGKNDLREFYSWLPGDSIENFLNQYLNQREKVRGNEKEENKQHINIISGQQPALLGGPFYTFYKLATLINISNHYGKIVDHHLKPIFWVHSWDHDWEEACNIHFLTYDYQIYKMNYKIEEEQKGKSLYKIDINAENIINEIETLISKVKGSEYTKEIKEFLCTSVVKNKNIADWSTDILKEFFNDEEIIWFEPHKITEHTKLQNVINTAIENHEELHDCFQRTNEKLKQLGYKLQVHKLPIDVFFFLEENGYRRKLIYDKKEFLSVASGHRYTIKELKEILKYEPERFSPNLILRCLFQQLLFPCVMYIGGPAEIAYWAQLKDLFTYFNLSLPIIYPRKRSIIVPPKIKKWMDEFGIYSQLKENKSLKIKKDSYINLNVETEIEIVKNELIQSIHLYANKMKKTFHTDIEIFQNQEVQFLKKIEYEIERYKNELIKMYINKNKQMQNRINAIENTILPLEKEQERVFSPISFISEYGKQFVINILKNINISSFDIEVIEL; encoded by the coding sequence ATGAATAAACTATACTTCGATTATTTAAATGGAAAAAATGATTTAAGAGAATTTTATTCTTGGCTCCCTGGTGATTCCATTGAAAACTTCCTTAATCAATACCTTAATCAAAGGGAAAAAGTGAGAGGAAATGAAAAAGAGGAAAACAAACAACATATCAATATCATTTCTGGACAACAACCTGCACTTTTAGGTGGTCCTTTTTATACCTTTTACAAGTTAGCTACATTAATAAACATATCAAATCACTATGGGAAAATAGTTGACCACCACTTAAAACCTATCTTCTGGGTTCATTCTTGGGATCATGATTGGGAAGAAGCATGTAATATCCATTTCCTAACGTATGATTATCAAATATATAAAATGAATTACAAAATTGAGGAAGAACAAAAAGGAAAATCACTTTATAAAATAGATATAAACGCAGAAAATATAATAAATGAGATAGAAACATTAATCTCAAAAGTAAAAGGTTCAGAATATACAAAAGAGATAAAGGAATTCCTATGCACATCTGTTGTGAAAAATAAAAACATTGCAGACTGGTCAACCGATATTTTGAAAGAATTTTTTAATGATGAAGAAATAATATGGTTTGAGCCACATAAAATAACAGAACATACAAAATTACAAAATGTAATTAACACTGCAATCGAAAATCATGAGGAACTACACGACTGCTTCCAAAGAACAAATGAAAAATTAAAACAATTAGGCTATAAACTTCAGGTTCATAAGCTCCCTATAGATGTCTTTTTTTTCCTTGAAGAAAATGGATATAGAAGAAAATTAATATATGATAAAAAAGAATTTTTATCCGTTGCTTCAGGACATAGATATACAATAAAAGAATTAAAGGAAATATTAAAATACGAACCTGAACGATTCTCTCCAAACCTTATATTACGGTGTCTCTTTCAACAATTATTATTCCCCTGTGTAATGTATATAGGCGGTCCCGCTGAAATAGCATATTGGGCACAACTAAAAGATTTGTTTACTTATTTTAACCTTTCGCTACCAATAATATATCCAAGGAAAAGATCAATTATAGTACCACCAAAAATAAAAAAATGGATGGACGAGTTTGGAATTTATTCTCAACTTAAAGAGAACAAAAGTCTCAAAATTAAAAAAGATAGTTATATTAATTTAAATGTAGAAACGGAAATAGAAATCGTAAAAAATGAGTTGATACAATCAATTCATTTATACGCAAATAAAATGAAAAAAACATTTCATACAGATATCGAGATATTCCAAAATCAAGAAGTACAATTCCTTAAAAAGATTGAATATGAGATAGAACGATACAAAAACGAACTTATAAAAATGTATATCAATAAAAACAAACAGATGCAAAACCGCATTAACGCTATTGAAAATACTATTTTACCCTTAGAAAAAGAGCAAGAACGAGTATTCTCACCTATATCTTTCATTTCTGAATATGGAAAACAATTCGTAATAAATATATTAAAAAATATAAATATTAGCTCATTTGACATAGAGGTAATTGAATTATGA
- the bshB1 gene encoding bacillithiol biosynthesis deacetylase BshB1 — translation MNKIDVLAFGAHPDDVELGIGGTLAKLIKQGLNVGIIDLTRGEMGSRGTVEERLEEAKNSASILGVSIRETLALPDTDIRINKEQKLPLIKIIRKYKPKMILATMPDDRHPDHHNAHFLIREANYFAGVHSINTAQQPYRCPLLLYYYPYYEINTPDFIIDISDYYETKIEALNAYRSQFFNPNYVGPETFISTERFLKSIQDRCLYWGSKINVMYGETLYKKEPIPINLEYLLK, via the coding sequence ATGAATAAAATAGATGTTTTAGCTTTTGGTGCACATCCAGATGACGTTGAATTGGGGATAGGTGGGACATTGGCAAAACTTATAAAACAAGGGCTTAATGTTGGCATCATTGACCTTACAAGAGGGGAGATGGGCTCCCGTGGAACCGTTGAAGAACGATTAGAAGAGGCAAAAAATTCTGCGTCTATTTTAGGTGTATCTATACGTGAGACCTTAGCATTACCAGATACAGATATTCGGATAAACAAAGAGCAAAAACTTCCACTCATCAAAATAATCAGAAAGTACAAGCCAAAGATGATACTTGCCACAATGCCCGATGACAGACATCCAGACCATCATAATGCTCACTTTCTTATTCGTGAAGCTAATTATTTTGCTGGGGTACATAGTATCAATACGGCTCAACAACCATACCGATGTCCTTTACTATTATATTACTATCCTTACTATGAAATAAATACCCCTGATTTTATAATTGACATATCAGATTACTATGAAACAAAAATTGAGGCTTTAAATGCATACCGTTCTCAGTTCTTTAATCCCAACTATGTAGGTCCTGAAACCTTTATTTCCACAGAACGTTTTTTGAAAAGTATTCAAGACCGCTGTCTCTATTGGGGAAGCAAAATTAATGTGATGTACGGAGAAACCCTCTATAAGAAAGAACCTATACCAATAAATTTAGAATATTTGCTAAAATAA
- the bshA gene encoding N-acetyl-alpha-D-glucosaminyl L-malate synthase BshA — protein MRKKTQKLKIGISCYASTGGSGIVATELGLALAQRGHEVHFVVEQIPFRLRDNSEGVFCHVVEPINYPVLKQPPSFLTMASRIAEVVEENSIQLWHAHYAIPHASIALLAKEMLPPPLRFCLITTLHGTDITIVGADPSLYRVTKHAMENSCAITAVSDWLKKETEREFNLSKPIHRIYNFIKPSRFQKIKKINTPWLDKNKKTIMHISNFRAVKRVTDVIRVFAKVVERIDAQLVMVGEGPERISSVGVARQLGILNKIKYIGNYPRIEELLTSADLVIQPSEHESFGMVALEAMSAGVPVIATRSGGIQELIVDGVTGFLCEVGDIETMADWAIQILFDDKLKKEMGKHAKQRVREQFSDDKIIPQYEELYINTLNKYKS, from the coding sequence ATGAGAAAAAAAACACAAAAACTCAAAATAGGAATCAGTTGCTACGCATCCACAGGAGGAAGTGGCATTGTCGCAACCGAATTGGGTTTAGCGCTTGCCCAAAGAGGTCACGAAGTACACTTTGTTGTTGAACAAATCCCATTCCGATTAAGAGATAATTCTGAAGGTGTATTTTGTCATGTCGTTGAACCTATTAACTATCCAGTTCTTAAACAACCCCCATCATTTTTAACAATGGCTTCTCGAATTGCAGAAGTTGTTGAAGAAAATTCAATACAATTATGGCATGCCCATTATGCAATTCCCCATGCAAGTATTGCACTCCTCGCTAAAGAAATGCTACCACCGCCATTAAGATTTTGTCTCATAACAACCCTACATGGAACAGATATTACCATTGTAGGTGCAGACCCATCTTTATACAGGGTAACAAAACATGCAATGGAGAATAGTTGTGCAATTACTGCGGTCTCCGATTGGCTCAAAAAAGAGACTGAACGCGAATTTAACCTTTCCAAACCCATCCACAGAATTTATAATTTCATCAAACCTTCACGTTTTCAAAAAATAAAAAAAATAAACACTCCATGGCTTGATAAAAACAAAAAAACAATTATGCACATTTCTAATTTTCGAGCCGTAAAAAGAGTAACTGATGTAATCCGTGTTTTTGCTAAAGTCGTTGAACGAATAGATGCACAATTAGTCATGGTTGGTGAAGGTCCCGAACGAATTTCTTCTGTTGGCGTTGCCCGTCAATTAGGTATATTAAATAAAATAAAATATATTGGGAATTATCCACGCATAGAAGAACTACTTACCTCTGCTGATTTAGTAATTCAGCCGAGCGAACATGAAAGTTTTGGCATGGTCGCACTGGAAGCAATGTCAGCAGGTGTCCCAGTAATTGCAACTCGAAGCGGAGGAATACAAGAATTGATAGTCGATGGTGTTACAGGGTTTTTATGTGAAGTAGGGGATATTGAAACCATGGCAGATTGGGCTATACAAATTTTATTTGATGATAAATTAAAAAAAGAGATGGGCAAACATGCAAAACAAAGAGTACGAGAACAATTTAGCGATGATAAAATAATACCTCAATATGAAGAACTATATATAAACACATTAAACAAATATAAATCATAA
- a CDS encoding NYN domain-containing protein, with translation MNKKDIIRIGIFYDGNFFFHVSSYYRYVHPPKKRISISGLHNFIKNKIAEFEKVESNLVHIVTSHFFRGRLSAKDAELEDRLYSERVFEDILMNEGVITHYLPIKVKSDKRHERGIDVWLALEAYDTVIQKKLDVLVLITGDADFIPLVKKAQSANAKVMLLGWDFKYTDESGVDCSTITSAELLESSTYPLNMHNLIEKGLQEEDNDILNLFYDIKEEQQESQTKIKEYFQGKIHSLKEGYGFISCQKFPKNVFFHYSALKNQNFQDLVVGQKVEFLVHEADKGIVAQPVIVINNPTNND, from the coding sequence ATGAACAAAAAAGACATAATAAGAATTGGCATTTTTTACGATGGTAATTTCTTTTTCCACGTGAGTTCATATTACCGTTACGTTCACCCTCCTAAAAAACGAATTTCTATAAGTGGATTGCATAATTTCATAAAAAATAAAATTGCAGAGTTTGAAAAGGTTGAATCTAACCTTGTTCATATAGTTACATCCCATTTCTTCCGTGGCAGATTATCTGCAAAAGATGCAGAGCTTGAAGATAGACTTTATTCCGAGCGTGTTTTTGAAGATATATTAATGAACGAAGGTGTAATAACCCATTACCTGCCAATAAAAGTAAAGAGCGACAAAAGACATGAGAGAGGCATAGATGTATGGCTTGCATTAGAAGCATACGATACTGTTATTCAGAAAAAACTCGATGTACTCGTGCTTATCACTGGTGATGCCGATTTTATTCCATTAGTAAAAAAAGCTCAATCAGCCAATGCAAAGGTAATGCTCTTAGGATGGGACTTTAAATATACAGATGAGTCAGGAGTAGATTGTTCCACAATTACCTCTGCAGAGTTATTAGAGTCCTCTACATATCCATTAAATATGCACAACTTGATTGAAAAAGGACTACAAGAGGAAGACAATGACATATTAAATCTGTTCTATGATATTAAGGAAGAACAACAAGAATCACAAACCAAAATAAAAGAATATTTTCAAGGTAAAATACACTCCTTAAAAGAAGGTTATGGTTTTATTTCATGCCAGAAATTTCCAAAAAATGTTTTCTTCCATTATTCCGCCTTAAAAAATCAAAACTTTCAAGATTTAGTAGTTGGTCAAAAAGTTGAATTTTTAGTTCATGAAGCTGACAAAGGTATTGTTGCTCAACCCGTAATTGTTATAAATAATCCAACAAATAATGATTAA